The sequence CAGGGGGCGGGTCTTCGCCGTCTACGACATGCTGTTCAACGCGACGTTCGCCGCTGCCGCCGCCGCTGCCGCGACCTGGCTGCCCTCGGACGGGCGCGCCGACCTCACCCTCCTCGCGGTGATCGTGGCCTACGCAGCGGGCGCCGTGGCCTACCGGACGGCCGCCTCCCGCACGCAACGGCCCGCGCACGCCCTGCGTTAGAGCGACTCCGCTATGGCGTGCATGGCGGCGGCGATGTGGTGGACCTCGTCTTCCGTGCACACGTACGGCGGCATCGTGTAGACGAGCCGGCCGAAGGGCCGCAGCCAGACACCGTGCGCCATGGCGATCTCCTGGACGTCCAGGACGTCCACCGGCTCGCGCGCCTCCATCACGCCGATCGCGCCGAGGACGCGGACGTCCGCCACCCCGGGGAGCTCCGCGACGCCGTCGAGCTCGCTGGTCAGGACCGCCTCGATGGTGTCGACCTCGTCCCGCCAGTCGCGCGAGAGCAGCAGGTCGATGGACGCGGACGCGACCGCGGCGGCCAGCGGGTTGGCCATGTAGGTGGGCCCGTGCATCAGGACGCCCGCCTCGCCGGAGGTGATGCCGTGGGCGACGCGGTCGGTGCACAGCGTCGCGGCCATCGTCATGTAGCCGCCGGTCAGCGCCTTGCCGAGGCACATGATGTCGGGGACGACCTCGGCGTGGTCGCAGCCCCACAGCTCGCCCGTCCGGCCGAACCCGGTGGCGATCTCGTCCAGGATCAGCAGCAGTCCGTGCTCGTCGGCGATGTCGCGGAGGGCGCGCAGGTACTCGGGGGCGTAGAAGCGCATGCCGCCGGCGCCCTGGACGATCGGTTCCGCGATGATCCCGGCGAGCTCGTCCGCGTGCTTCGCGGCCAGATCCGCCAGCTCGTCCAGGTACGCCTCGTCGGGTTCGGTGGCGTAGCCCAGCGGGGGCGGGGACGCGAAGACGTGCTGGGTGAGGGCGTCGGTGAACATGTGGTGCATCCCGTTCACCGGGTCGCAGACGGCCATGTCGCCGAACGTGTCGCCGTGGTAGCCGCCCCGGACGGTGAGGAGCCGGCGCCGTTCCGGACGCCCCTGCGACCGCCAGAACTGCAGCGCCATCTTGATCGCGACCTCGACCCCGACGGACCCGGAGTCGGCGAAGAACACCTTGGTCAGCGGCTCGGGAGAGATCTCGACGAGCCGCTCGGCGAGCCGGACGGCGGGCGGGTGCGTGAGCCCGCCGAACATGACGTGCGCCATCTTGCCGAGCTGCCCGGTGACGGCCGCGTTCAGCTTCGGGTGGTTGTAGCCGTGCACGGCCGCCCACCAGGAGGACATTCCGTCGATCAGCTCGGTGCCGTCCGCGAGGGTCAGCCGCACCCCGTCCGCCGACACGACCGGCAGCGCGGGCGCCGTCGCCGGCATCGGCGCGTACGGGTGCCAGATGTGCTCCCGGTCGAACTCCAGCATCCGCTCGGTCTCCCGGGGGCTCATCCGCCCCAGCTGCAACGGGATCACTTGCCGTCCTCCTCACGGCCGGACGTGGTGCCGATGCCCTCGGCGGCGGCCCAGCGGCGCAGTTCGTCGGCGGCGGCCTCCTTGCCGATCATGCCGCGGTCCAGGCGGAGTTCGAGGAGGAAGCCGTAGGCGCGGCCGACGAGGGGCCCGGGGGTGATGCCGAGGATCTCCTGGATCTCGTTGCCGTCGATCTCCGGGCGGATCGCGGCCAGCTCCTCCTCCTCCGCCAGCCGTCCGATCCGCACCTCCAGGTCGTCGTAGGTGCGGCGCAGCCGGTCGGCCTTGCGCTTGTTGCGGGTGGTGCAGTCGGCGCGGGTCAGCTTGTGCAGGCGGTTGAGGAGCGGCCCGGCGTCGCGCACGTACCGGCGGACGGCCGAGTCGGTCCACTCGCCGGTCCCGTAGCCGTGGAAGCGCAGGTGCAGCTCCACGAGGCGGGACACGTCGGAGATGACGTCCTTCGGGTAGCGCAGCGCGGTCAGCCGCTTGCGGGCCATCTTCGCGCCCACGACCTCGTGGTGGTGGAAGGAGACCCGGCCGCCCGTCTCGAACCGGCGGGTCTTGGGCTTGCCGATGTCGTGCAGCAGCGCCGCGAGCCGCAGGACGAGGTCGGGGCCGCCCTCCTCCTGCGCGATCGCCTGCTCCAGGACGATCAGCGAGTGCTCGTAGACGTCCTTGTGCCGGTGGTGCTCGTCGATCTCCAGCCGCAGCCTGGGCAGCTCGGGCAGGACGTGCGCGGCGAGGCCGGTCTCGACCAGCAGTGCCAGGCCCTCCCGCGGGTACCGGCCGCAGAGCAGCTTGGACAGCTCGTCCCGGACCCGCTCGGCCGACACGATCTCGATGCGGCCCGCCATGTCCTTCATCGCGCGCACGACGTCGGGCGCGACGGTGAAGCCGAGCTGGGAGGCGAACCGGGCGGCGCGCATCATCCGCAGCGGGTCGTCGCTGAAGGAGTCCTCCGGCCGGCCGGGCGTCCGCAGCACCTTGCGCTGCAGGTCGGTGAGGCCGCCGAACGGGTCGACGAAGTCGTGCCCGGGCAGCCGCGCCGCCATCGCGTTGACGGCGAAGTCGCGGCGGCGCAGGTCCTCCACGAGGGACGTCCCGTAGGACACCTCCGGCTTGCGGGACTTCGGGTCGTAGGACTCGCTGCGATAGGTGGTGATCTCCAGCTCGACGCCGTCCTTGCGCAGGCCGACCGTGCCGAAGTCGATGCCGATCGTCCAGTGCGCGTCCGCCCAGCCGCGGATGATCTCCAGGGTGCGCTCGGGCGGGGCGTCGGTGGTCAGGTCGACGTCCTTGGTCGGACGGCGCAGCAGCGCGTCCCGGACGGGCCCGCCGACCAGCGCCAGCTCGTGACCGGCCGCCGCGAACCGGGCGCCGAGGTCGTCGGCGACGGGCGCGATCCCGCGCAGCAGCTCGGCGATCGCGGTACGCCGCGAGGACTCTGGGGTCACGTTCTGGTCTGGCACGGCCATCGAGCGTATTTCCTTGGTTGACGGGCTGACAAAGGACTTTCTGGCGAGCGCCGGGGCCCGCACGGGAGTCCTTTCGGGGCCGAAGAAGGACGGGGCCCTTCACACGCCCCGTTCCCCGGGTTACGTTTCGGGCACCCCGACGACGCCCTGCGCGACCCGGTGAGCCTCCCGTACCGACAACGGTAGCGGGATCCAAAAGGGCCACGGTCCGCCGCACGTGCGGTTGAGGTGCGTCGCATGGGTTCGCGTGCCGCGCGGCAGGGATGAGACCTGCCGTTCCGGGTATGTGGGGGTCTCCCCCCGCAGTGTGCGACGCACGGGGCCGTAGGGAAACCAGATCCGGGGGTGAGCGGGGTCGCCCCCCGCGGGATGGAGCCGAACATGAAGGACGCTCTCACCATCCACCGCGCGCTTCTCGGTTGGGAGACGGCGCACGAGATCGTGCGGCTGCGCCTAGCGATGTCCCGGGCCGACGAACTGCCCAGGGCGCTCGGCCTGCCGCCGGAGCGGTGCCTGGTGACCCGCGTCTACTCCTGCGACGGCGCCCACCACGGCCGCCCCTTCCTTGCCGGCGCGATCGTCCCGGCAGGCCGGCGGCCGTCCACCGAGGCGGTGCGGCTGGGCGTGGGGGCCCGCGGTGTCCGTCCCGCCCACGCGGACGTGGTCAACGCCGTCACCGAGTACGCCGCGGGCCTGGTCTGCCCGCTGCTCCTGCCGGAGTCGATGCCGCTGCTGATCGACCGCGGCCTCGTGGACGGGCTCCACGCCCACGGCGTCGTCTACACCGCGACCGGCGAGGCGTCCACGGCGCTCGGCATCAAGGCCAGCGCGCTGTACTCCCTCTGTCACCCGAAACCCGTCGACCTGCTGGCCCCGCTCAGCGCCGCGTCCGCCCCGGGGCGGGACCACGTGACGACCTGACCCGCGCGCCCGGCGTTGCCCGGCGGGCGGGTGCACCGGGCAACGCCATGAACACCGACGGACTACCATCGGGGCCGTGGTGCGGGAAAACGACGCCCGCCGTCCTCGGCCTGTCCTCGCGCCGCCGGACGGGTTCTGGACGGGCACGGCGTGAGGGCGGACACGGCGTGAAAGCGGTCGGACGCGCGTTGGCGCTGGCCGCGCTGCTGCCCTGTCTCACGATGGCGGCCTCCCCGGCCATGGCGTCCCCCGCCGGGGTCCGGGCTCGGACCCCCGCGAAGGCCCCTGCCGGCGCCCCCGCCGCGGCCCAGGCACGCGCGCAGGTGGCGCTCGCGCTCACCAAGGTCACGCCGAAGACCCTCACCGCGAAATCCAACATCGAGATTTCCGGTGCGGCGCGCAACCGCACCGGCCACGCGCTGGCCGGCCTCACCCTGCGGCTGCGCTACAGCGCCCAGCCCATGACCAGCCGGAGCCAGCTCGACCAGCTCGCGTCCGGGCAGCAGACCGCGCTGCCCAACGTCGCCCCGCAGCAGCAGTCGCTCGCGCAGGCGACCCGGCCCGGCGTGACCCAGGGCTGGAGCTTCCGGACCACCGCGCAGCAGCTGGGCCTGCGCGCCCCCGCCGCCACCCCCGGCGTGTACCCGATGCGCGTCGAGGTGCTGAACTCCGCGCAGCAGGTCGTCGGCGGCCTGACGACCTTCCTGACGCTGATGCCGAAGCAGCGGAGCTTCAAGCCGGTGGCGGTCGGCTGGGTCCTGCCGCTGATCGACCGGATGCACCGTGCCAACGACCGCACCTTCATCGACGACGAGCTCACCAAGGAGCTGTCGCCCGGCGGCCGGCTCCACCGGCTCGTGGAGGCCGCCGCCACCACCGGCACGCCGGTCACGTGGGCGATCGACCCGGCGCTGCTGGACGACGTGCGGCAGATGGCGTCGGGCGACTACTACGTCAAGGCGCCCGGAGCCGCCAAGGGCGTCCGGAAGGAGAAGAGCAAGGTCGCGGCGACGTGGCTGACGTCGCTCAAGACCGCTTCCAAGGGCGACCCCTACTTCGTCCTCCCCTACGGCGACCCCGACGTCACGGCCCTGGTCCGGCGCAAGGCGACCCGCGACATCGGCGTCGCCTTCGACGCGCGCAACACCGGCTTCGTGGCGCAGCTCCTCGGCCGCCAGCCCGACGCGCACGTCGCCTGGCCGGCGTCCGGCGTCGGCGGGCCCGGCACGCTCGAACAGCTCGCCAGGTACGCCCTGAAGGACGGCGGGTCGTTCCTGATGAGCAGCTCCCAGTTCGAGAACCCCGCGACGGGCGCGCAGCCGAACGCGACCACCGCGCTCCAGACGCACCTGGGCGCCAAGAAGGCCCTCCTTTACGACCAGACGGTCACCCAGATCCTCGACGACGGGTCGCGGTCCGCCTCCCGGGCGCTGATGAGCGAGCAGCGCTTCCTCGCCGAGACCGCGATGATCGCGGCGGAGGCGCCGAGCGTCCAGCGCACCGTCGTCGTCGCCCCCGACCGGCTGTGGGACCCCTCCGACGGGCTCGCCAAGAACCTGCTCACCTACACCAAGGCCGCGTCCTGGATCCGCGAGGTGCCGCTGCGGTCGGTCGAGTCGGCCCAGCCGCAGGACCGCGCCTTCCACGGCTACTCCGACGACTACGAGAAGTTCGAGCTGGGCGACGTCCACCTGGACCAGACCCGGGCGATCGCGAAGCGCGCGGCGACGTTCCAGGCCGTGATGACCGGCCCGGTGAAGATCTCCTACGAGCGCGCCGTGCTGCGGCTGGAGTCGGTCGGCTGGCGGACGTCGCCGAGCCGCGCCAAGCGGGCCCGCAAGGAGCTGGAGGACGAGCTCAGGAACGACATGCACCGGGTCCGAGTCGTCCCCCCGAAGAACAGGCGCGTGCTGATGGGGGGCAGCTCGGGCAAGCTGCCCGTCCTGGTCGAGAACACGCTGAGCGACCAGTCGGTGAAGGTCCGGCTCGTCGTGACCTCGGAGAACTCCGCCAAGCTCAAGCTCGGCGAGCTGGAGCCCGACGACGCGGTGATCGAGCTCGGGCCCGGGGAGCGGGCCCAGCGGTGGATCCCGGCGCAGGCGGCCGGGAACGGCAACTTCGGCGTCCGCCTCGATCTGCAGATTCCCGGCGCGGGCGGCCGGACGTACGGTGACGGCGAGACCATCACGGTCACCACGACCGGATACGGGCGGCTCGCCCTGCTCATCACGGGCGGCGGACTTGCCGTACTCTTCGTGGGCGTCGGAGTGCGGGCCATCAGAGCGAGGCGCCGCCGGAAAGCGGAGGCAGCCGGTGACGGGTCGACCGGAATGGGATCGACAGGGACAGGGGAACCAGGGGGCGGGCTCCCCGGGCCCGGGTTCCCAGGGCCCGGGATACCCTCCGCCGAATACTCCGGGGCGCCCGGGACGGGGCTACCCGCCGCAGGGCGACCCCCAGGGGTACCCGCCGGGCCCGCCGCCCCAGGGCCCCCCGCCTCAGGGACCGCGCCCGCAGGGGCCGATCCCGCAGGGCCGGCGGCCGGGCCCGCAGACTCCTGGCCCGAGGACCCCGCCGCAGTACCCGGGCCCGCCGCCGACGGGCCGGCCGCCGGGCGCGGGGAACATCGCCGCCGAGACGGTGGTTGACATCCCCCTCCCCGGCGGGAGCGCCCCGGACGCCGACACCACGATCGTGGACACGCCTCCGAAGCAGGACGGCAAGGGCTCGTCCGGCATCCTGAAGTCCGGCGCGATCATGGCGGTGGGGACCCTCGCGTCCCGCATCACCGGCTTCCTGCGCACCGCCGTCATCGTCGCCGCGCTCGGCACCGGGCTGGTCGCCAACGCCTACAACACCGCCAACACCATCCCCAACCAGATCTACGACCTGCTGCTCGGCGGCATCCTCACCAGCGTCATCGTCCCGCTGCTGGTGCGGGCCAAGCAGCGCGACCGGGCCGCCGGGGAGCAGTACGAGCAGCGCGTGTTCACCCTCGCGGTGATCGGGCTCGCCGTCCTCACCGTCGTGGCGGTGCTGCTCGCGCCGCTGTTCATCGACGTCCTTGCGGGCAGCTACACCGGCGACCAGCGCGCCGTCGCCGTCCTGTTCGCACGGTTCTTCCTGCCCCAGCTGTTCTTCTACGGCGTCGGCGCGTTCGCCGGGGCCGTGCTCAACACGCGCGGCAGCTTCGGCGCGCCGATGTGGGCGCCGGTCCTGAACAACATCGTCGTGATCGCGGTCGGCGGCGCGTTCCTCGCGATCACCACCGGCCGCGTCGACCCGTCCACCATCTCCGACCAGCAGCTCATGCTGCTGTCCGTCGGCACGACAGGCGGGATCGTCCTGCAGACGGTCGCGCTGTGGCCGTCGCTGCGCCGCGTCGGGTTCCGGTGGCGGCCCCGGCTGGACTTCCGCCGCGGCGAGCTCGGCGAGGTCGGGCGGATGGCCGGCTGGACGCTGCTGTACGTCGTCGCCACCCAGGTCGCGCTCGCCGTCGTCACCGCGCTGACGAACCGGGCCGGCAAGCTCGCCTTCGACCAGGGGCTCGGCGAGGGCTACGGGTACACCCCGTACTTCAACGCCTACCAGCTCTTCCAGCTCCCCTACGCGATCGTCGGGGTGTCGGTGATCACCGCGCTGCTGCCGCGGATGAGCCGGTTCGCCGCCGAGGGCAAGACCGCCGACGTGCGCGCCGCGTTCTCCAGCGGGCTGCGGCTCTCCTCGGTGATCATCATGCCGGCGGCGGCGCTGATGCTGGTGCTCGGACCGGAGATCACCACCGTGCTCTTCGCGCACGGCAACACCACCGCCGCCGACGCCCTGGTGATCGCGCGGGTCATGCAGATGTTCGCGCTCGCGCTCGTCCCGTTCTCCGTCTACCAGCTGATGCTGCGGGTCTTCTACGCCCACGGCGACACCCGGACGCCCGCCCTGGTCGGCCTCGTCGTCACCACCGCCAACATCATCATGGCGTTCACCGCCTACAACGTCCTCGACGTCAAGTGGATCGTGGTCGGCATCGCGGGCGGGTTCGCCGTCACCAACCTGGTCGGGACGATCACCTGCTGGCTGGTGCTGCGCCGCAAGCTCGGCGGCATCGACGGCCGCCGCATCGTCGGCGGCCATCTCAAGCTGCTCGTCGCGATCTGGCCGCTGATCGGGTTCGCCTACGCCGCGCACACGATCGCGGACGCCCTGGGCGGCACCGACACGATGCTGCCCGCACTGGCCACCCTGGTCGCCGGGTCCCTCGGCGGCGGGCTGCTGTACGTGCTGTTCGCCAAGCTGATGCGCGTGGAGGAGATCCAGACGACCATCGCCACGTTCGCACGCCGGCTGCCGGGACGCGCAAAGTAAAAAAGGACGCGCGGCGATAAGGCGGCCACTCGCGCGAGTAACCACTACCATGTGGGGGACTACGGCCTGCGGGGCGACACCCTGGGGAACGCAAAGAGGAGGGTCGGAGGCGTAAGCTGCCACGCCACGAACATGGGATCTGACCACCTGTGCAGGACGTTGCCGTGAGCACGTCAGTCATCGAGCCCGGCACCCGACTCGCCGGCCGCTACAGGCTCGAGGAGCGCATCAGCGACTCGGGCGGCTCGTCGCTCTGGAAGGCCATCGACGAGATCCTCGCGCGGGCGGTCGCCGTCCGCACCTTCGACCCCGAGTTCCCCCGGATCGCCGAGGCGGTCACGTCGGCGCGGTCGGCCAGCAGGCTGACCGACCCCCGCCTGACCCAGGTGTTCGACGCCGACGACTCGGGGGAGAGCGCCTACATCGTCAGTGAATGGGTCGCCGGCGAGCCCCTGGAGGGCATGCTCTCCAAGGCCCCGCTGGAGCCGGGCCGCGCCGCGACGCTGCTGTACGAGGCGTCCGAGGCGATCTCCGCCGCGCACGCCGCCGGGCTCTCGCACCTCTGCCTCACCCCCCGCGACCTGGTCTGGACGACGGGCGGCACCGTCAAGATCCTCGGCGTCGCCACGGACGCGGTCCTGTGCGACCGCAGCTCCGACGACTCCGCCGCCGAGGACGTCCGCGGCCTCGGCCGGATGCTGTACGCGGCGCTCACCGCCCACTGGCCCGGCGACGAGGACGGCTCCGCGCTGCCCGCCGCGCCCGCGTCCGACGGCGTCCCGCACGCGCCCCGCCAGGTCCAGGCCGGCATCTCGCACGGGGTCGACTCGATCGTCTGCCGCTGCCTCGGCATCGGCACGGGCGAGCCGCTCGCGACCCCCGCCGACCTCGCCAAGGCGCTGCGCGGCGTCCCGCGCACCCCGCTGCCGCTGTTCGCCGGGCTCGGCAACGCCCCGCCGGCGTCCCCGCGGCAGACGCCGCCGAGGCGCCCCGCGCCCCAGCAGGCGCCGCCGACGCAGCCGCACCGGCAGCCCGCGCCCGAGCCGCCCGCGGCCTCGCACGTCCCGCCGCCGCGTGCGCGCGCCCAGCGGCACGCCTCCCCGCCTCCACCGCCGTCCACCTCCACCCGCACGACGCCCGCGCACAGCCACGGCGGCCCCAAGCGGCCGGCCAACCCCGCCCTGATCGGCATCGCGGCGGCCGCGCTGACCGTCATCGTCGGGCTCGGCGCCTGGGCGCTGTCCGGCACCGGCGGCGACGACGACCCCAAGGGCGGCGGCGCCACCGACAACTCCCAGACGAGCGCGCCGCCCAAGCCGTCCGTCGCGAAGCTCGCCCCGCAGGGCGTCTCGCCCGCCGAACGCCCCGTGGGCGGCCACGTCGACGGCGCGATCGGCAAGAACCTCGCGTCCGTCATCGACGGCAAGCCCAGCGGCTCCTGGGAGACCCAGAGCTACGCCGACTCCGACTTCGGCCGCTACTCCAAGGGCCTCGGCGTCCTGCTCGACATGGGCAAGCCCGTCAAGGTCGCCAACGTGAAGGTCTACTCCCCGGTGAGCGGCGGGGTGCTGCAGGTCCGCGTCGGCGACTCGCAGTCCCCGACCGACCTGAAGCGCGTCGGGGAGCAGGCCCCCAACGGCGGCGAGGTGGCCTTCGCCGCGAACCCGCAGGCCACAGGCCGGTACGTGCTCGTCTGGTTCACCAAGCTGCCCGGCGGGCCGTTCAAGGGGCGGCTCGGCGAGATCGCCGTCTACGGGGCGGCCGGCTGATCACGTTCCGGCAGGGGGCCGATGTGAGCTGTGACGTGGAGCGGCGCATGTCTGTATCGTGCCTGTGAGCAGTTTGTCCCCTCGCCCCCCAGGATCACGTGGTGCCTACCTCAGCAGCCGGTCGCGGATGCCCGGCGCCGGCCGGGCGTCCCGAACGAGAAAGCGGTCGCTCATGACGTCGGTGAGCATGCCTCGCGTAGGCGAAGTACCCGACAAGGAGCTCCTCGCCCGGCACGCACAGGGGGATCCGCACGCCTTCGCCGAACTCGTGCACCGCCACCGCGACCGCATGTGGGCGGTCGCGCTGCGCACGCTGGGCGACCCGGAGGAGGCGGCGGACGCGCTGCAGGACGCGTGCCTCTCGGCCTTCCGCGCCGCCGGACGGTTCCGCGGGGACGCCGCCGTCACCACCTGGCTGCACCGCATCGTGGTGAACGCCTGCCTCGACCGCGTCCGGCGCAAGTCCGTCCGTCCCGCGACGCCGATGGGCGACGACGCGACGTTCGACGCCGTCGCGCCCAAGATGCCCGACCCGACCGACGCGCACGGCGTCTCCCTCGACGTCCGCACCGCCCTGGAGCAGCTTCCGTACGAGCAGCGGGCCGCCCTCGTCCTCGTCGACATGATGGGCTACTCCGTCGACGACGCCGCGCAGGTCATGGAGGTTCCGCCCGGAACGATCAAGAGCCGGTGCGCGCGGGGCCGCGCCCGGCTCGCGCCCCTTCTCGTCCACCACCGGAACCGACGCGAGCCCAGGAACGTCGGAGGTGTGGAAGGAGGTGGCATGCCCAAGTGAACCCCGCGCACCTTGACTACGACGTCTTGGCCGACCTGGCCGAGGGACTTCTCGAAGACGACGAAGCCGCCTCCGTCAACGCACACCTCGAAACCTGCGCCGATTGCCGTGACCTGTCCGCCGACCTTGCGGACGTCTCCCGGATCCTGGCGGAGGCCCCGGTGCCGTCCATGCCCGCCGAACTGGCCGAACGCATCGACACCGCCATCGCGGCGGAGTCGATGCACACCGCCACCGTGGCGAGCCTGGAGCAACGGCGCGGAAGGCGGCATTGGCGGATACTGTCGGCGGCCGCGGCGACGGTGGTCGTGCTCGGCGGCGGAGCGACGGTCGGCAAGATCGCGATGGACGGCGCGAGCAGCAGCGACAGCGCGGCACGGCACCCGGCCCCGCACCGCTCCCTGACCGATCCCGGCTCGGGCTCGGGGGTGCCGAAGGTGGCTCCCGGAGAACCCGCGCCCACGTTCAAGGTCGCCCAGAGCGGCACCGACTACCGGTCGGGCACGCTGGGCGATCAGGTCGGCGGCATCGTGACGGGCGAGCAGAAGATGCGCTCGGAGGCCGCCGCGCCCGACCCGCGGCTCCGCGGCTGCGTCACCGGCGTCGCCGGCGAGCAGTCGCTTCTGCTCGTCGACCAGGCGAAATACGAGGGACAGCCCGCGATCATCATCGCGGTGAACGGCGACCGGCCGGGCAAGCGGAACATCTGGGTCGTCGGACCGGACTGCTCCCCGCAGGCCCATCACCTGCTGAAGCAGCTGAAGAACGCCTGACCGCCAAGCCCTGACCGGGCGCCCGTATATCTGAAGGCCATGGACGGCCGACCCCGTCCATGGCCTCTCACATGGCACATGGGCTGCCCGAGACGTCCTGCTCTCTATGGGACGCCCGGACTTCCTGCGAAGTTCGTCGAGCAGCGGCAGTAGTGCCGGGCTTCTCGGCGGTTGCGGCGACCGGGGCGCGTCGTCAGAGGGAGGCGAGGAAGTCGAGGGCCGTCGTCCAGGCCCGCTCGGCCGCCTCGGCGTCGTGGTCGGGCAGGTCCGGGTCGGTGAACAGGTGGCCCGCACCGCGGTAGCGGAACACCTCCACGTCAGCGCCCGCCTTGCGCATCTGCAGGTACCACGCGTTGAGCCAGTCGACGGGCTCCCAGGTGTCGGGATCGGCGACGTGCAGCTGCACCGGGATGTCGGTGGACGCGTCCTCCGCGATGTCGGACGTGCCGTGCATCAGCAGCAGCCCGGCCGCCTTGTCGTCGGCGAACGCGAGGTTCTGGGCAATGGATCCGCCGAGCGAGAACCCCGCGTAGACGAGCCCGCCCTCCCCGGTGAGCGGCGCGGCCGCCACGACGGCGCGGCGCAGCAGCTCGTCCCGCCCGATCTCGTCCTTGATCTCGATCCCGGCCTCCGCGTCGTCGACGACGCGCCCGTCGTAGAGGTCGGGGGTGTGCACCTCGTGCCCGGCGGCACGGAGCCGGTCGGCCGCCTGGTGCACCGCGGGCCGGAGCCCGTACATCGAGTGGAGGAGGAGAATGCGTGCCATGGGCCACAGCCTAGAGCGCCGCCCGGACCCTCGTGCCGCTGGTGGGCGGCCCGGCGCCGCGTACCGGGGAATCAGCGGGCCCTAGGATCGGTTGACGCGACTGTGAGGCCGGCTCGGAGCGGCACCGACGGCCAACGAGGAGAGGCAAGAACTGTGAGCGACGTCCGTAACGTCATCATCATCGGCTCCGGTCCTGCGGGCTACACGGCCGCCGTCTACGCGGCCCGCGGTGACCTGAAGCCGCTGGTGTTCGAGGGTTCGGTGACGGCCGGCGGTGCGCTGATGAACACCACCGACGTGGAGAACTTCCCCGGCTTCCCCGACGGCATCATGGGCCCCGACCTGATGGACAACCTGCGCAAGCAGGCCGAGCGCTTCGGCGCCGAGCTCATCACCGACGACGTCACCGAGGTCGACCTGACCGCCGACCCGAAGGTCGTCAAGGTCGGCGACGAGACCTACCTCGCCAAGACCGTGATCGTCGCGACCGGCTCCGGATACCGCGAGCTGGGGCTGCCGGACGAGAAGCGGCTGTCCGGCCGCGGCGTCTCCTGGTGCGCCACCTGTGACGGGTTCTTCTTCCGCGAGCAGGACATCGCCGTCGTCGGCGGCGGCGACACCGCGATGGAGGAGGCGATCTTCCTGACCAAGTTCGCTCGCTCGGTGACCGTGGTGCACCGGCGGGACGAGCTGCGCGCGTCCAAGATCATGCAGGACCGGGCGTTCGCCAACGAGAAGATCAAGTTCCTGTGGGACAGCGAGATCGCCGCGATCCACGGCGACGACCGGGTGACCGGCGTGACGGTCCGCAACACCAGGACCGGCGCGGAGTCCGCCCTGGAGATCACCGGGCTGTTCATCGCGATCGGCCACGACCCGCGCAGCGACCTGTTCGCCGGGCAGCTGGAGACCGACACCGACGGCTACCTGCTGGTCGACGCACCCACGACGCGGACGAAGATCCCCGGCGTGTTCGCCTGCGGCGACGTGGTCGACCACATCTACCGGCAGGCCATCACCGCCGCGGGCAGCGGCTGCTCGGCCGCCATCGACGCCGAGCGCTG is a genomic window of Actinomadura citrea containing:
- a CDS encoding adenosylmethionine--8-amino-7-oxononanoate transaminase, translated to MIPLQLGRMSPRETERMLEFDREHIWHPYAPMPATAPALPVVSADGVRLTLADGTELIDGMSSWWAAVHGYNHPKLNAAVTGQLGKMAHVMFGGLTHPPAVRLAERLVEISPEPLTKVFFADSGSVGVEVAIKMALQFWRSQGRPERRRLLTVRGGYHGDTFGDMAVCDPVNGMHHMFTDALTQHVFASPPPLGYATEPDEAYLDELADLAAKHADELAGIIAEPIVQGAGGMRFYAPEYLRALRDIADEHGLLLILDEIATGFGRTGELWGCDHAEVVPDIMCLGKALTGGYMTMAATLCTDRVAHGITSGEAGVLMHGPTYMANPLAAAVASASIDLLLSRDWRDEVDTIEAVLTSELDGVAELPGVADVRVLGAIGVMEAREPVDVLDVQEIAMAHGVWLRPFGRLVYTMPPYVCTEDEVHHIAAAMHAIAESL
- a CDS encoding CCA tRNA nucleotidyltransferase encodes the protein MAVPDQNVTPESSRRTAIAELLRGIAPVADDLGARFAAAGHELALVGGPVRDALLRRPTKDVDLTTDAPPERTLEIIRGWADAHWTIGIDFGTVGLRKDGVELEITTYRSESYDPKSRKPEVSYGTSLVEDLRRRDFAVNAMAARLPGHDFVDPFGGLTDLQRKVLRTPGRPEDSFSDDPLRMMRAARFASQLGFTVAPDVVRAMKDMAGRIEIVSAERVRDELSKLLCGRYPREGLALLVETGLAAHVLPELPRLRLEIDEHHRHKDVYEHSLIVLEQAIAQEEGGPDLVLRLAALLHDIGKPKTRRFETGGRVSFHHHEVVGAKMARKRLTALRYPKDVISDVSRLVELHLRFHGYGTGEWTDSAVRRYVRDAGPLLNRLHKLTRADCTTRNKRKADRLRRTYDDLEVRIGRLAEEEELAAIRPEIDGNEIQEILGITPGPLVGRAYGFLLELRLDRGMIGKEAAADELRRWAAAEGIGTTSGREEDGK
- a CDS encoding aminoacyl-tRNA deacylase; this encodes MKDALTIHRALLGWETAHEIVRLRLAMSRADELPRALGLPPERCLVTRVYSCDGAHHGRPFLAGAIVPAGRRPSTEAVRLGVGARGVRPAHADVVNAVTEYAAGLVCPLLLPESMPLLIDRGLVDGLHAHGVVYTATGEASTALGIKASALYSLCHPKPVDLLAPLSAASAPGRDHVTT
- a CDS encoding DUF6049 family protein, which encodes MKAVGRALALAALLPCLTMAASPAMASPAGVRARTPAKAPAGAPAAAQARAQVALALTKVTPKTLTAKSNIEISGAARNRTGHALAGLTLRLRYSAQPMTSRSQLDQLASGQQTALPNVAPQQQSLAQATRPGVTQGWSFRTTAQQLGLRAPAATPGVYPMRVEVLNSAQQVVGGLTTFLTLMPKQRSFKPVAVGWVLPLIDRMHRANDRTFIDDELTKELSPGGRLHRLVEAAATTGTPVTWAIDPALLDDVRQMASGDYYVKAPGAAKGVRKEKSKVAATWLTSLKTASKGDPYFVLPYGDPDVTALVRRKATRDIGVAFDARNTGFVAQLLGRQPDAHVAWPASGVGGPGTLEQLARYALKDGGSFLMSSSQFENPATGAQPNATTALQTHLGAKKALLYDQTVTQILDDGSRSASRALMSEQRFLAETAMIAAEAPSVQRTVVVAPDRLWDPSDGLAKNLLTYTKAASWIREVPLRSVESAQPQDRAFHGYSDDYEKFELGDVHLDQTRAIAKRAATFQAVMTGPVKISYERAVLRLESVGWRTSPSRAKRARKELEDELRNDMHRVRVVPPKNRRVLMGGSSGKLPVLVENTLSDQSVKVRLVVTSENSAKLKLGELEPDDAVIELGPGERAQRWIPAQAAGNGNFGVRLDLQIPGAGGRTYGDGETITVTTTGYGRLALLITGGGLAVLFVGVGVRAIRARRRRKAEAAGDGSTGMGSTGTGEPGGGLPGPGFPGPGIPSAEYSGAPGTGLPAAGRPPGVPAGPAAPGPPASGTAPAGADPAGPAAGPADSWPEDPAAVPGPAADGPAAGRGEHRRRDGG